In a genomic window of Piliocolobus tephrosceles isolate RC106 chromosome 1, ASM277652v3, whole genome shotgun sequence:
- the SLAMF7 gene encoding SLAM family member 7 isoform X1 codes for MAGSPTCFILIYILWQLTGSTASGSVKELVGSIDGAVTFPLKSKVKQVDSIVWTFNTTPLVTLQPEGGPMIVTQNRNKERVDFPDGGYSLKLSKLKKNDSGIYNVEIYSSSLQDPFTRKYVLRVYEHLSKPKVTVGLQSNKNGTCVTNLTCCMEHGEEDVIYTWKALGRVVNESHNGSILPISWRWGESDMTFICIAKNPVSSNFSSPILARKLCEGDCLSPLHRSLCPGPTPSSAPSPHGNRHCAADDSDSSMVFLCLLLVPLLLSLFVLGLFLWFMKRKTQESIEEKKRADICRETPNICPYSGENTEYDTIPSTNRTIPTEDAANTLYSTVEIPKKMENPHSLLTMPDTPRLFAYENVI; via the exons GGTCAACAGCCTCTGGATCCGTGAAAGAGCTGGTCGGTTCCATTGATGGGGCCGTGACTTTCCCCCTGAAGTCCAAAGTAAAGCAAGTTGACTCTATTGTCTGGACTTTCAACACAACCCCTCTTGTCACCTTACAGCCAGAAGGGGGCCCTATGATAGTGACCCAAAATCGTAATAAGGAGAGAGTAGACTTCCCAGATGGAGGCTACTCCCTGAAGCTCAGCAAACTGAAGAAGAATGACTCAGGGATCTACAATGTGGAGATATACAGTTCATCCCTCCAGGATCCCTTCACCCGGAAGTATGTGCTGCGTGTCTACG AGCACTTGTCAAAGCCTAAAGTCACCGTGGGTCTACAGAGCAATAAGAATGGCACCTGTGTGACCAATCTGACATGCTGCATGGAACATGGGGAAGAGGATGTGATTTATACCTGGAAGGCACTGGGGCGAGTAGTCAATGAGTCCCATAATGGGTCCATCCTACCCATCTCCTGGAGATGGGGAGAAAGTGATATGACCTTCATCTGCATTGCCAAGAACCCTGTCAGCAGCAACTTCTCAAGCCCCATCCTTGCCAGGAAGCTCTGTGAAGGTGACTGCCTCTCCCCACTCCACAGGAGCCTCTGCCCAGGACCTACACCTTCTTCAGCTCCTAGTCCCCATGGGAACAGGCACT GTGCTGCTGATGACTCAGATTCCTCCATGGTCTTCCTGTGTCTCCTGTTGGTGCCCCTCCTGCTCAGTCTCTTTGTACTGGGGCTATTTCTTTGGTTTATGAAGAGAAAGACACAAG AGTCCATTGAAGAGAAGAAGAGAGCGGACATTTGTCGGGAAACTCCTAACATATGCCCCTATTCTGGAGAGAACACAGAGTACGACACAATTCCTTCCACTAAT AGAACTATCCCAACGGAAGACGCAGCAAATACACTTTATTCCACTGTGGAAATACCAAAAAAG ATGGAAAATCCCCACTCACTGCTCACCATGCCAGACACACCAAGGCTATTTGCCTATGAGAATGTTATCTAG
- the SLAMF7 gene encoding SLAM family member 7 isoform X2, with the protein MAGSPTCFILIYILWQLTGSTASGSVKELVGSIDGAVTFPLKSKVKQVDSIVWTFNTTPLVTLQPEGGPMIVTQNRNKERVDFPDGGYSLKLSKLKKNDSGIYNVEIYSSSLQDPFTRKYVLRVYEHLSKPKVTVGLQSNKNGTCVTNLTCCMEHGEEDVIYTWKALGRVVNESHNGSILPISWRWGESDMTFICIAKNPVSSNFSSPILARKLCEGAADDSDSSMVFLCLLLVPLLLSLFVLGLFLWFMKRKTQESIEEKKRADICRETPNICPYSGENTEYDTIPSTNRTIPTEDAANTLYSTVEIPKKMENPHSLLTMPDTPRLFAYENVI; encoded by the exons GGTCAACAGCCTCTGGATCCGTGAAAGAGCTGGTCGGTTCCATTGATGGGGCCGTGACTTTCCCCCTGAAGTCCAAAGTAAAGCAAGTTGACTCTATTGTCTGGACTTTCAACACAACCCCTCTTGTCACCTTACAGCCAGAAGGGGGCCCTATGATAGTGACCCAAAATCGTAATAAGGAGAGAGTAGACTTCCCAGATGGAGGCTACTCCCTGAAGCTCAGCAAACTGAAGAAGAATGACTCAGGGATCTACAATGTGGAGATATACAGTTCATCCCTCCAGGATCCCTTCACCCGGAAGTATGTGCTGCGTGTCTACG AGCACTTGTCAAAGCCTAAAGTCACCGTGGGTCTACAGAGCAATAAGAATGGCACCTGTGTGACCAATCTGACATGCTGCATGGAACATGGGGAAGAGGATGTGATTTATACCTGGAAGGCACTGGGGCGAGTAGTCAATGAGTCCCATAATGGGTCCATCCTACCCATCTCCTGGAGATGGGGAGAAAGTGATATGACCTTCATCTGCATTGCCAAGAACCCTGTCAGCAGCAACTTCTCAAGCCCCATCCTTGCCAGGAAGCTCTGTGAAG GTGCTGCTGATGACTCAGATTCCTCCATGGTCTTCCTGTGTCTCCTGTTGGTGCCCCTCCTGCTCAGTCTCTTTGTACTGGGGCTATTTCTTTGGTTTATGAAGAGAAAGACACAAG AGTCCATTGAAGAGAAGAAGAGAGCGGACATTTGTCGGGAAACTCCTAACATATGCCCCTATTCTGGAGAGAACACAGAGTACGACACAATTCCTTCCACTAAT AGAACTATCCCAACGGAAGACGCAGCAAATACACTTTATTCCACTGTGGAAATACCAAAAAAG ATGGAAAATCCCCACTCACTGCTCACCATGCCAGACACACCAAGGCTATTTGCCTATGAGAATGTTATCTAG